One part of the bacterium genome encodes these proteins:
- a CDS encoding GxxExxY protein, whose product MDSNHLIEETFRLLEPQKKALKKLGLTTIRDLLYHFPVRYGDVSEMKNIGSLSAGETAVVFGRIGNLKTSKAYRKKIPMAEARVEDETGNIKVIWFNQPYIAKMILEGSLVRIEGKISQRRPSPHSANYTPSATPILYFSNPKIEKVDKIPTGVGDSLFGKSAKDEHTLYPVYPESRGITSNWFYHAISKVFKSGILDKLSDPLPEEILKKYNLPSFKTSLLWIHAPKNQNDALAARKRFAFEEVFLIQLERQKVKKEYRKNPAFVIEPEERHVEEFIKRFSFEATEAQRGAIKTILDDFKKGHAMSRLLEGDVGSGKTAVAATTAFAAVTTRPKSQDFGTLQVAYMCPTEILAKQQFENFIQYFAYLGVNIGLITGEKCRKFPSKVNPKGWTDISRAQLLKWVESGEIAVLIGTHALIQKTVRFKHLSYVIIDEQHRFGINQRKALVRRSNADETRINAGVREADIHSNGDLLYKDLTYRIRNAIFKVANGLGLGHKEIIYQKALVEEFAECGLSYSREKQIPIYYRNKKMGVYRPDFVIEDKIILELKALPFVGNTEKKQLWGYLKGSEYRLALLVNFSPKKVDIQRIIYESARKSAFHPRESACHPHLLTMTATPIPRTLALTIFGDLDLTLIDQMPLGRKPIMTEMVLPSGRDKTYEKIREELKNGRQVYVICPRIDEPDPTKEMAVQAKSAKAEAKRLKEKVFKEYEVGVLHSKMLPKEKEEVMKDFAEGKTHILVATSVVEVGVNVPNATVIVIEGAERFGLAQLHQLRGRVIRSNHQARCFVFTESSSSKTLARLRALKTAKNGFELAEEDLKIRGPGELSGVKQWGITDIGMEALKNIKMVEAARAEAARLLDDDETLSSYPLLKSHLASREKSEIHFE is encoded by the coding sequence ATGGATAGTAACCACCTCATAGAAGAAACATTTCGCCTTCTGGAACCGCAGAAAAAAGCATTGAAAAAACTCGGCCTCACGACCATCCGTGATTTGCTTTACCACTTCCCCGTCCGGTACGGAGACGTGTCGGAAATGAAAAATATCGGTTCTCTTTCCGCCGGAGAAACGGCGGTGGTTTTCGGGCGAATTGGAAACTTGAAAACTAGCAAGGCCTACCGTAAAAAAATCCCGATGGCCGAGGCCCGAGTTGAAGACGAAACGGGAAATATAAAAGTGATTTGGTTTAACCAGCCATATATTGCCAAAATGATTCTTGAGGGCTCGCTTGTTCGCATAGAGGGTAAAATCTCGCAAAGACGTCCTTCTCCCCATTCAGCGAACTATACACCGAGCGCTACACCCATTTTGTATTTTAGCAATCCAAAGATTGAAAAGGTGGACAAAATACCGACAGGCGTGGGGGATTCTCTTTTTGGTAAAAGTGCGAAAGACGAGCACACCTTGTATCCGGTTTATCCGGAATCACGAGGCATCACTTCAAATTGGTTTTATCACGCCATCTCCAAAGTGTTTAAATCAGGAATTTTAGATAAACTTTCCGACCCTTTGCCCGAGGAGATTTTGAAAAAATACAATTTGCCCTCATTTAAAACATCTCTCCTCTGGATACATGCCCCGAAAAACCAAAATGACGCGTTGGCCGCCAGAAAACGATTTGCTTTTGAAGAAGTTTTTTTGATACAGCTTGAAAGGCAGAAAGTTAAAAAAGAGTATCGGAAAAATCCGGCATTCGTTATTGAACCGGAGGAACGACACGTGGAAGAGTTTATAAAACGTTTTTCTTTTGAAGCGACAGAAGCCCAAAGAGGCGCCATTAAAACAATTCTGGACGATTTTAAAAAAGGCCACGCGATGTCTCGTCTTTTGGAAGGAGATGTCGGAAGCGGTAAAACGGCCGTGGCGGCTACGACCGCTTTTGCCGCCGTTACCACCCGACCCAAATCCCAGGACTTTGGAACATTGCAAGTGGCATATATGTGTCCCACCGAAATACTGGCAAAACAGCAGTTTGAAAACTTTATTCAATATTTCGCTTATCTTGGCGTAAACATAGGGCTCATAACAGGCGAAAAATGCCGAAAATTCCCTTCTAAAGTGAACCCCAAAGGATGGACGGATATTTCAAGAGCGCAACTTTTAAAATGGGTAGAGAGTGGCGAAATAGCCGTCCTTATCGGCACTCACGCTCTTATTCAAAAAACCGTTCGTTTCAAACACCTCTCCTATGTCATCATAGACGAGCAACACAGGTTTGGAATCAACCAGCGCAAAGCGTTGGTTCGCAGATCTAATGCGGATGAAACGCGGATCAACGCAGGTGTAAGAGAAGCAGATATTCACTCCAACGGTGATTTATTATATAAAGATCTAACATATAGAATCAGAAATGCTATTTTTAAAGTAGCTAATGGACTAGGACTTGGCCATAAAGAAATTATCTATCAAAAAGCGTTGGTAGAAGAATTTGCCGAATGCGGACTGTCCTACTCAAGAGAAAAGCAAATTCCAATTTACTACAGAAACAAAAAAATGGGGGTTTATCGACCCGACTTTGTTATTGAAGATAAAATAATCTTAGAACTCAAGGCACTTCCATTTGTCGGTAATACGGAAAAGAAACAATTATGGGGATACCTGAAGGGATCTGAATACAGATTAGCTTTATTGGTAAACTTTAGCCCGAAAAAAGTAGATATTCAGAGAATTATATATGAATCTGCAAGAAAATCTGCGTTTCATCCGCGAGAATCTGCGTGCCATCCGCATTTGCTGACGATGACGGCCACCCCTATCCCGCGCACGTTGGCCTTAACTATTTTCGGCGACCTTGACCTGACTTTAATTGACCAGATGCCACTGGGCCGAAAACCGATTATGACCGAGATGGTTTTGCCGAGCGGACGCGATAAAACTTACGAAAAAATTCGCGAAGAATTGAAAAACGGAAGGCAGGTTTATGTAATATGTCCTCGGATTGACGAACCCGACCCGACAAAAGAGATGGCTGTGCAAGCTAAATCAGCAAAAGCGGAAGCCAAACGGCTCAAGGAAAAAGTTTTTAAAGAATATGAAGTCGGCGTACTCCACAGCAAGATGCTACCGAAAGAAAAAGAGGAAGTTATGAAAGATTTTGCCGAAGGTAAAACGCATATTTTAGTGGCGACATCCGTGGTGGAGGTGGGAGTGAATGTTCCAAACGCCACCGTCATTGTTATTGAAGGGGCGGAACGTTTCGGTCTCGCCCAATTGCATCAGTTACGCGGACGAGTCATAAGAAGCAACCATCAAGCGCGCTGTTTTGTGTTTACGGAAAGCTCAAGTTCTAAAACCTTGGCTCGGCTTCGGGCCTTGAAAACAGCTAAAAACGGCTTTGAACTGGCCGAGGAGGATTTGAAAATTCGCGGTCCCGGCGAGCTCTCCGGCGTAAAACAGTGGGGCATTACGGATATCGGCATGGAAGCTCTTAAAAATATCAAAATGGTGGAAGCGGCGCGCGCCGAGGCGGCGCGACTTCTTGATGACGATGAGACGCTCTCAAGCTACCCACTGCTTAAATCACACCTTGCCTCCCGCGAAAAATCGGAAATTCATTTTGAGTAG
- a CDS encoding zinc chelation protein SecC: MPPNLPLPKTADGTLPEIIALCQKVAPGQKAVYLEIEPVEEAIVNECYGNVDKAIHKSGGSIQYGWQIWETMPDVMAEAEFHAVWKDTDGNLHDVTPKEMPGITRILFLPDPTRNYSGRQIDNIRIALKDDPLVHSFITNAESYFEVTNRGELADYHGEIDLTPEMKDLMRKNAELFLAIVQKYY, from the coding sequence ATGCCACCAAATCTTCCATTACCCAAAACTGCGGATGGTACGTTGCCGGAGATCATTGCACTCTGTCAGAAAGTTGCACCCGGACAGAAAGCTGTGTACTTGGAGATCGAACCTGTCGAGGAAGCTATCGTGAATGAGTGCTATGGCAATGTAGATAAGGCTATCCATAAATCTGGTGGTTCCATTCAATACGGTTGGCAGATATGGGAGACGATGCCAGACGTTATGGCAGAAGCAGAATTCCATGCGGTGTGGAAAGATACTGATGGGAATTTGCACGATGTGACCCCTAAAGAAATGCCAGGTATCACAAGGATTCTCTTTTTACCCGATCCCACGCGAAACTACTCAGGCAGGCAGATAGACAACATTCGTATCGCACTGAAGGATGATCCGCTTGTGCATTCATTCATAACAAATGCGGAGTCGTATTTCGAGGTGACCAATAGGGGTGAGCTAGCGGATTATCATGGAGAGATTGATCTAACTCCTGAGATGAAAGATTTGATGCGAAAAAACGCCGAGCTGTTTCTCGCTATTGTTCAAAAATACTATTAA